One genomic window of Vulpes vulpes isolate BD-2025 chromosome 11, VulVul3, whole genome shotgun sequence includes the following:
- the OR51S1 gene encoding olfactory receptor 51S1, with translation MAPTFLLVGMPGLSAVPSWWTIPLITVYLLSALGNGTILWIIALDPTLHRPMYFFLFLLSVSDVGLATALMPTLLGLALAGVHAVPASACLLQMFFVHVFSVMESSVLLAMALDRALAICRPLHYPTLLTNDVVSKIGLAIAFRCLGLHLPLPFLLAHMPYCHPQVLTHSYCLHPDIAHLACPGAWGAFYSLFVVLSAMGLDPLLIFFSYGLIGRVLQGLGSSEDRWKAGQTCAAHLSAVLLFYMPMIFLALIDRLRVPIPQPAHTLLSYIHFLLPPLINPILYSVKMKEIRERILKRLQPRKVGCVQ, from the coding sequence ATGGCCCCCACCTTCCTGTTGGTGGGCATGCCAGGTCTGTCAGCAGTACCCTCCTGGTGGACAATACCACTCATCACCGTCTACCTTCTCTCTGCCCTGGGCAATGGTACTATCCTCTGGATCATTGCCCTGGATCCCACCCTGCACCGCccaatgtacttcttcctcttcctgctgaGTGTGTCTGATGTTGGCTTGGCCACAGCCCTGATGCCCACCCTGCTGGGTCTTGCCCTTGCTGGCGTCCATGCTGTCCCTGCCTCAGCTTGCCTCCTACAGATGTTCTTTGTCCATGTCTTTTCTGTCATGGAGTCCTCTGTTTTGCTTGCCATGGCCTTAGATCGAGCACTAGCCATCTGCCGCCCTCTCCATTACCCAACACTTCTCACCAATGATGTTGTTAGCAAAATTGGCCTGGCTATAGCCTTCCGATGCTTGGGTCTCCACCTGCCTCTGCCATTCCTCCTGGCTCACATGCCCTACTGCCACCCACAGGTTCTGACCCATTCTTACTGCTTGCACCCAGATATAGCCCATTTGGCCTGTCCGGGAGCTTGGGGTGCATTCTATAGCCTCTTTGTGGTTCTGTCAGCCATGGGATTAGACCCCCtgcttattttcttctcctaTGGCCTAATTGGCAGGGTGTTGCAAGGTTTGGGATCCAGTGAGGATCGCTGGAAGGCTGGTCAAACCTGTGCTGCCCATCTCTCTGCTGTGCTCCTCTTTTACATGCCCATGATCTTTCTGGCTCTCATTGACCGTCTCAGGGTGCCAATACCTCAGCCTGCCCATACTCTTCTCTCCTATATTCACTTCCTGCTTCCTCCATTGATAAACCCTATTCTCTATAGTGTCAAGATGAAGGAGATTAGAGAGAGAATACTCAAGAGGTTACAGCCCAGGAAGGTGGGTTGTGTTCAATGA
- the LOC112912107 gene encoding olfactory receptor 51A7-like has product MFALNTSEVEISTFLLIGIPGLEHVHIWISIPICFMYLLAILGNCTILFVIRTEPSLHEPMYYFLSMLALSDLGLSFSSLPSMMRIFLFNTMEISADACIAQEFFIHGFTDMESSVLLIMSFDRFLAIRNPLRYSSILTSSRVLHIGLTFAIKSILLVLPLPFTLKRLQYCNKRLLSHSYCLHQDVMKLACSDNRVNFYYGLFVALCMMSDSVFIAVSYVFILKTVLGIASHGERLKALNTCVSHICAVLIFYVPIITLATMHRFAKHKSPLAMILIADAFLLVPPLMNPIVYCVKTRQIRVKVLEKLSLKSK; this is encoded by the coding sequence ATGTTTGCTCTCAATACCTCAGAAGTTGAAATCTCCACCTTCCTGTTGATTGGAATCCCAGGGCTTGAGCATGTGCACATTTGGATCTCCATCCCCATCTGCTTCATGTACCTCCTGGCCATCCTGGGCAACTGCACCATCCTATTTGTCATCAGGACAGAGCCTTCTCTGCATGAGCCTATGTACTATTTCCTCTCTATGCTGGCCCTATCTGACCTGGgcttgtctttctcttctcttccctccatgATGAGGATCTTCTTGTTCAATACCATGGAGATTTCTGCTGATGCATGTATTGCCCAGGAATTTTTCATCCATGGATTCACAGACATGGAATCCTCAGTGCTTCTAATCATGTCCTTTGATCGCTTTCTAGCCATTCGCAACCCCCTGAGGTATAGCTCTATTCTTACCAGCTCCAGAGTTTTGCATATTGGACTCACATTTGCTATTAAAAGCATTCTACtagttcttcctcttcctttcacttTAAAGAGACTCCAATACTGTAATAAACGCCTGCTTTCACACTCCTACTGCCTCCACCAGGATGTGATGAAACTGGCCTGCTCTGACAATAGGGTTAACTTTTACTATGGTCTGTTTGTTGCACTCTGCATGATGTCAGACAGTGTGTTCATTGCAGTTTCCTATGTGTTCATCCTGAAGACTGTATTGGGTATTGCATCCCATGGGGAGCGACTGAAAGCCCTTAATACCTGTGTGTCCCACATCTGTGCTGTGCTAATCTTCTATGTGCCCATCATCACCTTGGCTACCATGCATCGCTTTGCCAAGCATAAATCCCCTCTGGCTATGATTCTGATAGCTGATGCATTCTTGTTGGTACCACCTTTGATGAACCCTATTGTGTATTGTGTAAAAACTCGGCAGATTAGAGTAAAAGTCCTGGAAAAACTGAGTCTAAAGTCTAAATGA
- the LOC112912104 gene encoding olfactory receptor 51F2 has protein sequence MLVLNNTNAQPLTFFLTGIPGLREAQVWISIPFCLLYVIALSGNSMILFVVFHEQNLHEPMYYFLSMLSATDLSLSLCTLSTTLGVFWFEAREITLSACIAQMFFLHGFTFMESGVLLAMAFDRFVAICNPLRYTTILTNARITQIGVSMLIRNVAVMLPVVLFVKRLSFCGAVVLSHSYCYHVDLIQLSCTDNRINSILGLFALFSTTGFDCPCILLSYVLIIRSVLSIASSEGRQKAFNTCISHISAVAIFYIPLVSLSLVHRYGHSAPPFVHTIMANVFLLIPPVLNPIIYSVKTKQIRKAIVKALIQKQQ, from the coding sequence ATGTTGGTCCTCAATAATACCAATGCTCAACCTCTGACCTTCTTCCTGACGGGTATCCCAGGCCTGAGAGAAGCCCAGGTTTGGATCTCCATCCCTTTTTGTCTCCTGTATGTCATCGCCCTCTCTGGGAACAGCATGATCCTATTTGTGGTCTTCCATGAGCAGAATCTCCATGAACCAATGTATTATTTCCTCTCTATGCTTTCAGCCACAGACCTGAGCTTATCCCTGTGCACACTTTCTACTACCCTTGGTGTCTTCTGGTTTGAAGCTCGAGAAATCACCTTAAGTGCCTGCATTGCCCAGATGTTCTTTCTCCATGGATTTACTTTCATGGAGTCTGGGGTTCTGCTGGCCATGGCCTTTGATCGTTTTGTAGCCATCTGTAATCCACTGAGATACACCACCATCCTCACCAATGCCAGAATTACCCAGATTGGGGTGAGCATGTTGATAAGGAACGTTGCTGTCATGTTACCAGTGGTGCTCTTTGTTAAGAGGCTGTCCTTCTGCGGTGCAGTGGTCCTTTCACATTCTTACTGTTACCATGTTGACCTCATTCAACTCTCATGCACAGACAACAGAATCAACAGCATCCTCGGTCTGTTTGCACTTTTCTCCACAACAGGGTTTGATTGTCCTTGCATCTTGCTCTCCTATGTACTGATCATCAGATCTGTTCTCAGCATTGCCTCCTCAGAGGGGCGGCAAAAAGCCTTCAACACCTGCATATCCCACATCAGTGCTGTTGCCATCTTTTACATCCCCCTTGTCAGCTTGTCTCTTGTCCATCGCTATGGCCATTCAGCACCTCCATTTGTCCACACCATCATGGCCAATGTCTTCCTTCTCATCCCTCCCGTGCTCAACCCTATCATCTATAGTGTGAAGACTAAGCAGATTCGAAAGGCTATTGTCAAGGCCTTAATTCAGAAGCAGCAATAA